One window from the genome of Aquabacterium sp. A3 encodes:
- a CDS encoding DUF1840 domain-containing protein: MPITFKSQATGDLLMLQASAEALLSLLDKNASEPGILEPKDMPAALAVLKGLPADEPEPAPEASADTADEGGPSPATDPAFADEPVTLRQRAWPLVRMIERALADNKPIVWGV; the protein is encoded by the coding sequence ATGCCCATCACCTTCAAATCCCAGGCCACCGGTGACCTGCTCATGCTCCAGGCCTCCGCCGAGGCCTTGTTGTCCTTGTTGGACAAGAACGCGAGCGAACCCGGCATCCTGGAGCCCAAGGACATGCCAGCGGCCCTGGCCGTGCTCAAGGGGCTGCCCGCCGATGAGCCCGAACCGGCACCGGAGGCCTCGGCCGACACCGCCGATGAGGGGGGGCCATCGCCCGCCACAGACCCTGCCTTTGCCGATGAGCCTGTCACCTTGCGCCAGCGTGCCTGGCCCCTGGTGCGCATGATCGAGCGCGCCCTGGCCGACAACAAGCCCATCGTCTGGGGCGTTTGA
- a CDS encoding TetR family transcriptional regulator, with protein MRRTKEEALHTREALLDAAEALFVEQGVSRTSLQQIAERAGVTRGAVYWHFEDKATLFNAMMERTTLPLEDAVRAMDNAPEPPLEVLRRMADTALQRIAHDPRTRRVFDIATHKVEYVSELSAVRDRHLRIHGLCQGHIHSCFERAQALGHIRPDIDCAVAAMTHHAQIDGLIQVWMLAPERFDLVDMGLRSVDLFFDGLRAR; from the coding sequence ATGCGACGCACGAAAGAAGAAGCTCTGCACACACGCGAGGCCTTGCTGGACGCGGCCGAGGCGCTGTTTGTCGAGCAAGGCGTGTCGCGCACCTCGCTGCAGCAGATCGCGGAACGCGCGGGCGTGACACGCGGGGCCGTGTACTGGCACTTCGAGGACAAGGCCACCTTGTTCAACGCCATGATGGAGCGCACCACCTTGCCCCTGGAAGACGCGGTGCGCGCCATGGACAACGCGCCCGAGCCCCCACTGGAGGTGTTGCGCCGCATGGCCGACACCGCCTTGCAGCGCATCGCGCACGACCCGCGCACGCGGCGGGTGTTCGACATCGCCACCCACAAGGTGGAGTACGTCAGCGAGCTGTCGGCGGTGCGCGACCGCCACCTGCGCATCCACGGCCTGTGCCAGGGCCACATCCACAGCTGCTTCGAGCGGGCTCAGGCCCTGGGCCACATCCGCCCCGACATCGACTGCGCCGTGGCCGCCATGACCCACCACGCCCAGATCGATGGGCTCATCCAGGTGTGGATGCTGGCCCCGGAGCGGTTTGATCTGGTGGACATGGGCCTGCGCAGCGTGGACCTGTTTTTTGACGGTCTGCGGGCGCGCTGA
- a CDS encoding efflux RND transporter permease subunit, translated as MAQFFINRPIFAWVIALFIMVFGGVAITQLPISQYPTVAPPAIVINATYPGASAKVLDETVVSVIEQELNGSPGLAYMESVSQANGTAQITVTFETGTDVELAQVDVQNRLSRATPRLPSAVTQQGVRVDKSRSNFLMFVMLSSSNPAYDPVALGDYAARNIVPELQRVPGVGQVQLFGSERAMRIWVDPAKLESFNLGFADVNNAIRAQNALVSAGGVGERPNLSAQTMSATVVVKGQLESVEAFGNIVLRAQRDGSAVRLKDVARIELGAQTYGTYARLNGVPAVGMGLQLSPTGNALESAEAVRARMDELKRYFPEGMDYNVPYDTSGFVKLSIGQVVQTLFEAVLLVFLVMYLFLQNIRYTLIPTLVVPVALLGTFGVMLVAGFSINVLTMFGLVLAIGILVDDAIVVVENVERIMVEEGLSPLQATRKAMGQISGAIIGITVVLVSVFIPMAFFAGSVGNIYRQFSLSLATSMAFSALLALSLTPALCATFLKPADPNHHERKGFFGWFNRRFNATTTGYTRWTGGLLKRGGQMMVVYLVIVAAMGWMALRMPTSFLPNEDQGNLIVNIQLPPGATSNRTEAVVSEVEKFFLAQPEVDSIVGVVGFSFSGTGQNAALGFVTLKDWAERTGEGQSAQALAGRAFGGLMGIRDAFIFPLAPPAIRELGNATGFSMRLQDRAGLGHEALLNARNQLLGMARESKVVTGLRPDGLEDAPQLQIDIDRDRALALGVGVDAISTALSSGLGSTYVNDFPNQGRMQRVVVQADAKDRMQPEQVLQLTALNSAGQAVPLSAFASTRWVTGQVQAVRYNGYPSMRLSGDAAAGFSTGQAMAEMEAMAAKLPAGIGVEWTGLSREERLSGDQAAFLLAFSLLAVFLCLAALYESWSIPFAVLLVVPLGLLGAVLGANLRGLPNDVFFKVGLITVIGLSAKNAILIIEFARDLQDKGMSLYEATLKACQLRFRPIIMTSLAFILGVLPLVIASGAGSASQRAIGTGVMGGMIAATVLAVFFVPIFFVVVRRFFPGRRANTDLQEPAHE; from the coding sequence ATGGCCCAGTTCTTCATCAACCGCCCCATCTTCGCGTGGGTGATCGCCCTGTTCATCATGGTGTTTGGCGGGGTGGCCATCACCCAGCTGCCCATTTCGCAATACCCGACGGTGGCCCCGCCCGCCATCGTCATCAACGCCACCTACCCCGGCGCCTCGGCCAAGGTGCTCGATGAAACCGTGGTCAGCGTCATCGAGCAAGAGCTCAATGGCTCGCCCGGTTTGGCTTACATGGAGTCGGTCAGCCAGGCCAACGGCACGGCGCAGATCACCGTCACCTTCGAGACCGGCACCGATGTGGAGCTGGCCCAGGTGGACGTGCAAAACCGCCTGTCGCGCGCCACGCCGCGCCTGCCCTCGGCGGTCACGCAGCAGGGCGTGCGCGTGGACAAATCACGCAGCAACTTCCTGATGTTCGTGATGCTCTCGTCCAGCAACCCGGCGTACGACCCGGTGGCGCTGGGCGACTACGCGGCCCGCAACATCGTGCCCGAGCTGCAGCGCGTGCCCGGTGTGGGCCAGGTGCAGTTGTTTGGCTCCGAGCGGGCCATGCGCATCTGGGTCGATCCGGCCAAACTCGAATCCTTCAACCTGGGCTTTGCCGACGTCAACAACGCCATCCGCGCGCAGAACGCGCTGGTGTCAGCCGGTGGCGTGGGCGAGCGCCCCAACCTGTCGGCGCAAACCATGTCGGCCACCGTGGTGGTCAAGGGCCAACTGGAGTCGGTCGAGGCCTTTGGCAACATCGTGCTGCGCGCGCAGCGTGATGGCTCGGCCGTGCGCCTGAAGGATGTGGCCCGCATCGAACTGGGCGCCCAAACCTATGGCACCTACGCGCGGCTGAATGGCGTGCCCGCGGTGGGCATGGGCCTGCAGCTGTCGCCCACGGGCAATGCGCTGGAATCGGCCGAGGCCGTGCGCGCCCGCATGGACGAGCTCAAGCGCTACTTCCCCGAGGGCATGGACTACAACGTGCCGTACGACACCTCGGGCTTTGTGAAGCTGTCCATCGGCCAGGTGGTGCAGACCCTGTTCGAGGCCGTGTTGCTGGTCTTCCTGGTGATGTACCTGTTCCTGCAGAACATCCGCTACACCCTGATCCCGACGCTGGTGGTGCCGGTGGCGCTGCTGGGCACCTTCGGTGTGATGCTGGTGGCGGGTTTCTCGATCAACGTGCTGACCATGTTCGGCCTGGTGCTGGCCATCGGCATCCTGGTGGACGACGCCATCGTGGTGGTGGAAAACGTCGAGCGCATCATGGTCGAAGAAGGCTTGTCGCCGCTGCAGGCCACGCGCAAGGCCATGGGCCAGATCAGTGGGGCCATCATCGGCATCACCGTGGTGCTGGTGTCGGTGTTCATCCCCATGGCCTTCTTTGCGGGCTCGGTGGGCAACATCTACCGCCAGTTCAGCCTGTCGCTGGCCACCTCCATGGCGTTCTCGGCCTTGCTGGCCCTGTCGCTCACACCGGCGCTGTGCGCCACCTTCCTGAAGCCGGCCGACCCGAACCACCACGAGCGCAAGGGCTTCTTTGGCTGGTTCAACCGCCGCTTCAATGCCACCACCACGGGCTACACCCGCTGGACGGGCGGCTTGCTCAAGCGTGGCGGCCAGATGATGGTGGTGTACCTGGTCATCGTGGCGGCCATGGGCTGGATGGCGCTGCGCATGCCCACCTCCTTCCTGCCCAATGAAGACCAGGGCAACCTGATCGTCAACATCCAGTTGCCGCCGGGCGCCACGTCCAACCGCACCGAGGCCGTCGTCTCCGAGGTCGAGAAGTTCTTCCTGGCCCAGCCCGAGGTGGATTCCATCGTGGGTGTGGTGGGCTTCAGCTTCTCGGGCACGGGCCAGAACGCGGCCTTGGGCTTCGTCACCCTCAAGGATTGGGCTGAACGCACGGGCGAGGGGCAGTCGGCCCAAGCCCTGGCCGGGCGAGCCTTTGGTGGGCTCATGGGCATCCGCGATGCCTTCATCTTCCCCTTGGCGCCACCGGCCATCCGCGAGCTGGGCAATGCCACGGGCTTCTCGATGCGCCTGCAAGACCGCGCCGGCCTGGGCCACGAGGCCCTGCTGAACGCCCGCAACCAGTTGCTGGGCATGGCGCGTGAGAGCAAGGTCGTCACGGGCCTGCGCCCGGATGGCTTGGAAGACGCGCCGCAATTGCAGATCGACATCGACCGCGACCGGGCACTGGCCCTGGGTGTGGGCGTGGATGCCATCAGCACGGCCTTGTCGTCGGGCTTGGGCTCCACCTACGTGAACGACTTCCCCAACCAGGGGCGCATGCAGCGTGTGGTGGTGCAGGCCGATGCCAAAGACCGCATGCAGCCCGAGCAGGTGCTGCAACTGACGGCGCTCAACAGCGCGGGTCAGGCCGTGCCCCTGTCGGCCTTTGCCAGCACCCGTTGGGTGACCGGCCAGGTGCAGGCCGTGCGCTACAACGGCTACCCCAGCATGCGCCTGTCGGGTGATGCGGCGGCGGGCTTCAGCACCGGTCAGGCCATGGCCGAGATGGAGGCCATGGCCGCCAAGCTGCCGGCGGGCATCGGCGTGGAGTGGACGGGCCTGTCGCGTGAAGAACGGTTGTCGGGTGACCAGGCCGCCTTCTTGCTGGCCTTCTCGCTGCTGGCGGTGTTCTTGTGTCTGGCCGCGCTGTACGAAAGCTGGTCCATCCCGTTTGCCGTGCTGCTGGTGGTGCCCCTGGGCCTGCTGGGCGCGGTGCTGGGGGCCAACCTGCGCGGCCTGCCCAACGATGTGTTCTTCAAGGTGGGCCTGATCACGGTGATTGGTTTGTCGGCCAAGAACGCCATCCTGATCATCGAGTTCGCCCGTGACCTGCAAGACAAGGGCATGAGCCTGTACGAGGCCACCCTCAAGGCCTGTCAGCTGCGCTTCAGGCCCATCATCATGACCTCGCTGGCCTTCATCCTGGGTGTGCTGCCCCTGGTGATCGCCTCGGGCGCCGGCTCGGCCAGCCAACGGGCCATCGGCACCGGCGTGATGGGTGGCATGATCGCAGCCACCGTGCTGGCGGTGTTCTTCGTTCCCATCTTCTTTGTCGTGGTGCGCCGCTTCTTCCCGGGCCGCCGCGCCAACACCGATCTGCAGGAGCCTGCACATGAGTGA
- a CDS encoding putative porin — protein MIKTKQLKLTPLALALSVGLMAAAPAHADERESLETLRQTTLNLIEALVETGVLPREKADALIQAAREKAQAQAQAAADAAAAPTEATPAKRVLRVPYVPESVRAQIRDEVKEEIITQARAERWGVPGAPSWMNRIKIDGDIRVRYQNDSQSKNNTAAETYMSSEILNANGISRAPDFGNYLINDAGNALPTADTTQSRNRERVRLRLGLTAKVTDEVGVGVRLATGSATDRVSTNQTLGQSFNKYELFVDRAFVRVDPAEWVSIQGGRIPNPWFATEMTWNENLNFEGFAATFRRPQVDDGFAPFLTLGYFPLRENSASRNRRSLVGAQLGTSLEVSSRTRVKLGLAYYRYNNIAGRAETDFEQFTDPDTNTVGIAVGQRYGQYEYPVGLRQRGNTVFETNPLLPVADGVDLIRPTWGLAYDFRPLVLTASAQFTHFSPFNLLLSAEYAYNTAFSESDFRKRSNYDLNPGGRRDGYNLKLAVGATEVRDMGDWQAQFAYRHVGSDAVLDAFTDSDLGLGGTNLRGFTVGFQYGLYRNTTVGVRYMSAQNIDTTINSSFPTASYKVNTLQVDFNVRF, from the coding sequence ATGATCAAGACCAAACAACTCAAGCTGACCCCGCTGGCCCTGGCGCTGAGCGTGGGCCTGATGGCCGCCGCACCAGCGCATGCTGATGAGCGCGAATCGCTGGAAACCCTGCGCCAGACCACGCTCAACCTGATCGAGGCCCTGGTGGAAACCGGCGTGCTGCCGCGCGAGAAGGCCGATGCACTGATCCAGGCAGCGCGCGAGAAGGCCCAAGCTCAGGCTCAGGCCGCTGCGGATGCCGCTGCCGCCCCCACCGAGGCCACGCCTGCCAAGCGCGTGCTGCGCGTGCCCTACGTGCCCGAGAGCGTGCGCGCCCAGATCCGTGACGAGGTCAAGGAAGAAATCATCACCCAGGCCCGCGCCGAGCGCTGGGGTGTGCCGGGTGCGCCGTCATGGATGAACCGCATCAAGATCGATGGCGACATCCGGGTGCGTTACCAGAACGACAGCCAAAGCAAGAACAACACGGCGGCTGAGACCTACATGAGCAGTGAGATATTGAACGCCAATGGCATCAGCCGTGCGCCGGATTTCGGCAATTACCTGATCAACGACGCAGGCAATGCCCTGCCCACCGCCGACACCACGCAGTCCAGAAATCGTGAGCGTGTGCGCCTGCGCCTGGGCCTGACCGCCAAGGTCACGGACGAGGTGGGCGTGGGCGTGCGGCTGGCCACGGGCAGCGCCACCGATCGGGTATCGACCAACCAGACGCTGGGGCAGAGCTTCAACAAATATGAGTTGTTTGTGGATCGCGCCTTTGTGCGGGTGGACCCGGCCGAGTGGGTGAGCATCCAGGGTGGGCGCATCCCCAATCCCTGGTTCGCCACCGAGATGACGTGGAATGAAAACCTCAATTTCGAAGGCTTTGCGGCCACCTTCCGCCGACCCCAGGTGGACGATGGGTTTGCGCCGTTCCTGACGCTGGGCTACTTCCCCTTGCGTGAAAACTCGGCCTCGCGCAACCGTCGATCCTTGGTGGGTGCCCAGTTGGGGACGAGCCTTGAGGTGAGTTCTCGGACGCGCGTCAAGCTGGGTTTGGCGTACTACCGATACAACAACATCGCAGGGCGGGCAGAAACTGATTTTGAACAGTTCACCGACCCCGATACCAACACGGTGGGCATTGCCGTGGGCCAACGCTATGGCCAGTACGAATACCCGGTGGGGCTGCGCCAGCGCGGCAACACGGTGTTCGAGACCAATCCTTTGCTGCCCGTGGCCGACGGCGTTGACCTCATCCGGCCTACCTGGGGCCTGGCCTACGACTTCCGCCCCCTCGTGCTGACCGCCTCGGCGCAGTTCACCCACTTCAGCCCGTTCAACCTCTTGCTGTCGGCCGAGTACGCCTACAACACGGCCTTCAGCGAATCCGATTTCCGCAAGCGCTCCAACTACGACCTCAACCCCGGCGGCCGCCGCGACGGCTACAACCTGAAGCTGGCCGTGGGCGCCACCGAGGTGCGTGACATGGGCGACTGGCAGGCGCAGTTTGCCTACCGCCATGTGGGCTCTGACGCCGTGCTGGACGCCTTCACCGACAGCGACCTGGGCCTGGGCGGCACCAACCTGCGCGGCTTCACGGTGGGCTTCCAGTACGGCCTGTACCGCAACACCACGGTGGGTGTGCGCTACATGTCAGCGCAGAACATCGACACCACGATCAACAGCAGCTTCCCCACGGCCTCGTACAAGGTCAATACCCTGCAGGTGGATTTCAATGTGCGCTTCTGA
- a CDS encoding efflux RND transporter periplasmic adaptor subunit has protein sequence MASQQVSRTDPLPLKRSARWWTWAGDSLGVLALCALAAAWLTGCSPSQDGAAAGAGGPPTVPAGVVTVQPQSVPLVVELPGRLEPIRTAEVRARVAGVVQKRLFTEGSTVKAGQSLFAIDPASYQAALDSAQAAQAQAEAQLAQASALLQRYEPLKEAKAISPQEFLNAQVAQRQAQAAVAAAKAAVTQARLQLDYAAVRAPISGRIGRALVTEGALVGQGEATRLAVIQQVDALYVNLNQSATQVMAMRQALAAGQLQAAGTSGAAVRIRLEDGSLYPLPGKLLFTDLTVDEASGQVTLRAEVPNPKGVLLPGLYVRVELEQARAEGGFVVPQQAVTRQTSGDTLRVVDAEGNVNVRPVKLGGSMLTPQGPQWVVLDGLKAGEQVMVDGFQKLMVPGTKVKPVPWAPSGASAPAAAAAATSATSATQN, from the coding sequence ATGGCCTCTCAGCAAGTTTCCCGGACCGACCCTCTTCCCCTCAAACGCAGCGCCCGGTGGTGGACGTGGGCGGGTGATTCGCTGGGCGTCTTGGCGCTTTGCGCCTTGGCCGCCGCCTGGTTGACCGGTTGCAGCCCCTCTCAAGACGGCGCAGCCGCCGGCGCTGGCGGGCCACCCACCGTGCCCGCCGGCGTGGTGACGGTGCAGCCGCAAAGCGTGCCCCTGGTGGTGGAGCTGCCCGGCCGGCTGGAGCCCATCCGCACGGCCGAGGTGCGCGCCCGGGTGGCCGGCGTGGTGCAAAAACGCCTGTTCACCGAAGGCAGCACGGTCAAGGCCGGGCAGTCGCTGTTCGCCATCGACCCGGCCAGCTACCAGGCCGCGCTCGACAGCGCCCAAGCCGCCCAGGCCCAGGCCGAGGCGCAACTGGCGCAGGCCAGCGCCCTGCTGCAGCGCTACGAGCCCCTGAAAGAAGCCAAGGCCATCAGCCCGCAAGAGTTCCTCAACGCCCAGGTGGCCCAGCGCCAGGCGCAAGCCGCCGTGGCTGCCGCCAAGGCGGCGGTCACCCAGGCCCGGCTGCAGCTGGACTACGCCGCCGTGCGCGCGCCCATCAGCGGGCGCATTGGGCGGGCCCTGGTCACCGAAGGGGCCCTGGTGGGGCAGGGTGAGGCCACGCGCCTGGCCGTGATCCAGCAGGTCGATGCCCTGTACGTGAACCTTAATCAGTCGGCCACGCAGGTCATGGCCATGCGCCAGGCCCTGGCGGCAGGCCAGTTGCAAGCGGCGGGCACCTCAGGGGCGGCGGTGCGCATTCGCCTGGAAGATGGCTCGCTCTACCCGCTGCCTGGCAAGCTGCTGTTCACCGATCTGACGGTGGACGAGGCCTCGGGACAAGTCACCTTGCGCGCTGAAGTGCCCAACCCCAAGGGCGTGCTGTTGCCGGGCCTGTACGTGCGTGTGGAGCTGGAGCAGGCTCGCGCCGAAGGCGGCTTCGTGGTGCCCCAACAGGCCGTGACGCGCCAGACCAGTGGCGACACGCTGCGCGTGGTGGACGCCGAGGGCAACGTCAATGTGCGCCCGGTCAAGCTGGGGGGCTCGATGTTGACGCCCCAAGGCCCGCAGTGGGTGGTGCTGGACGGCCTGAAGGCCGGTGAGCAGGTGATGGTCGACGGCTTCCAGAAGCTGATGGTGCCGGGCACCAAGGTCAAGCCGGTGCCGTGGGCGCCGTCGGGGGCCTCCGCGCCTGCGGCCGCTGCTGCGGCCACATCGGCCACATCGGCCACACAGAACTGA
- a CDS encoding ExbD/TolR family protein, whose translation MQVQDESKPYDSINVTPMLDLAYVLLVVFILMTTASVQGLNISMPKPSNKPSTEKIELKVVQVMPGGQLMLNGVPMTAQQLENELLQAKQRTPKMSVAIKGDARSQYAEVVTVIDLCNKLEVPMGLVTSRIGT comes from the coding sequence ATGCAGGTTCAAGACGAAAGCAAACCCTACGACAGCATCAACGTCACGCCGATGCTGGACCTGGCTTATGTGCTGCTGGTGGTGTTCATCCTGATGACGACCGCGTCGGTGCAGGGCCTGAACATCAGCATGCCCAAGCCCAGCAACAAGCCCAGCACCGAAAAGATCGAACTCAAGGTGGTGCAGGTGATGCCGGGTGGCCAGTTGATGCTCAATGGCGTGCCCATGACCGCCCAGCAACTGGAAAACGAGTTGCTGCAGGCCAAGCAGCGCACGCCCAAGATGAGCGTGGCCATCAAGGGCGATGCACGGTCGCAGTACGCCGAGGTGGTCACCGTGATCGACCTGTGCAACAAGCTGGAGGTGCCCATGGGACTGGTCACCTCGCGCATCGGGACCTGA
- a CDS encoding histidine phosphatase family protein, with protein sequence MPQDITRVLVIRHGETAWNRESRIQGHIDIPLNDHGRWQAERVGQALLDEPLVAIYSSDLQRAHDTALAIGDATGTEVRPEVALRERHFGEMEGLTHDEILARWPIEGRRWRQRDPEFGPPGGETLLAFYERCVAAATRLAAGHPGQTIALVAHGGVLDCFYRAANGLDLSVPRSWRIGNASVNRLLYSPQGFTMLSWADDRHLQADDGLDEATDGAVAPA encoded by the coding sequence ATGCCGCAAGACATCACCCGAGTGCTGGTCATCCGCCATGGCGAGACGGCCTGGAACCGAGAGTCCCGCATCCAGGGGCACATTGACATCCCCCTGAACGATCACGGCCGCTGGCAGGCCGAGCGCGTGGGGCAGGCCCTGCTCGACGAGCCCCTGGTGGCCATCTACAGCAGCGACCTGCAGCGCGCCCATGACACCGCTTTGGCCATTGGCGACGCCACGGGCACCGAGGTGCGCCCGGAGGTGGCCTTGCGCGAGCGCCATTTTGGCGAGATGGAAGGCCTGACCCACGATGAAATCCTGGCGCGCTGGCCCATCGAGGGCCGACGTTGGCGCCAGCGCGACCCTGAGTTCGGTCCGCCGGGGGGCGAAACCTTGCTGGCCTTCTACGAGCGCTGTGTGGCCGCCGCCACTCGGCTGGCGGCCGGGCATCCGGGCCAAACCATCGCGTTGGTGGCCCATGGGGGTGTGCTGGATTGTTTTTACCGGGCGGCCAACGGACTGGACTTGAGCGTGCCGCGCAGTTGGCGCATCGGCAACGCCAGCGTCAACCGCCTGCTGTATTCGCCCCAGGGCTTCACCATGTTGTCGTGGGCGGATGACCGTCATCTGCAGGCCGATGACGGCCTGGACGAAGCCACCGACGGCGCTGTGGCCCCCGCCTGA
- a CDS encoding ExbD/TolR family protein yields MAGDVKGDLQAYDDINVTPMLDLAYVLLVVFIIMTTASVQGVKVNSPLTQAANNLAKPQTKGITITADGQVYLDAYPVTMDELQSTLAQYKAANPALPVVLKADAAAQYDKVMQVLEIAKRLDITEIGLATKRMQ; encoded by the coding sequence ATGGCTGGCGACGTCAAGGGCGACCTGCAGGCGTACGACGACATCAACGTCACGCCCATGCTGGACCTGGCCTACGTGCTGCTGGTGGTGTTCATCATCATGACCACCGCCTCGGTGCAGGGCGTGAAGGTCAACAGCCCGCTGACCCAGGCCGCCAACAACCTGGCCAAGCCACAGACCAAGGGCATCACCATCACCGCCGACGGTCAGGTGTACCTGGACGCCTACCCCGTGACCATGGACGAACTGCAAAGCACCCTGGCGCAGTACAAGGCCGCCAACCCGGCCCTGCCCGTGGTGCTCAAGGCCGATGCCGCAGCCCAGTACGACAAGGTGATGCAGGTGCTGGAGATTGCCAAGCGCCTGGACATCACCGAAATCGGCCTGGCCACCAAACGCATGCAGTGA
- a CDS encoding energy transducer TonB family protein: MASTQYPSADEQQGARRWLAPALIVLVLVGVGALIASQMGKGSGGPKRQTVKIAVLPDTPPPPPPPKEEKKPEPKPEENKPQPQEQPKPVEAPPEAQQLKMEGAAGDGPSAFTAGTVRNEYRGGEIGGGAGGTLADRMAGVNYGNVARRELGAFLSRDDEVRRAGDYRVSVALWLNPDGSVARWQLLGSTGQAQADEALKKALSRFKGFRAAPPANLNWPMRLQLTNRMTG; the protein is encoded by the coding sequence ATGGCCTCGACGCAGTACCCCTCGGCCGATGAACAGCAGGGCGCGCGGCGCTGGCTGGCGCCTGCACTCATCGTGCTGGTGCTGGTGGGTGTGGGCGCGTTGATCGCCTCGCAAATGGGCAAGGGCAGCGGCGGCCCCAAGCGGCAGACGGTGAAGATTGCCGTGCTGCCTGACACGCCACCACCGCCGCCCCCACCCAAAGAAGAAAAGAAGCCCGAGCCCAAGCCGGAAGAAAACAAGCCCCAGCCCCAAGAGCAGCCCAAGCCCGTGGAGGCCCCCCCAGAGGCGCAGCAACTGAAGATGGAAGGCGCCGCAGGCGACGGCCCCAGCGCCTTCACGGCGGGCACCGTGCGCAACGAATACCGCGGCGGCGAGATTGGCGGCGGCGCTGGCGGCACCCTGGCCGACCGCATGGCGGGTGTCAATTACGGCAATGTGGCCCGCCGCGAACTGGGCGCCTTTCTGAGCCGCGACGACGAGGTGCGCCGCGCTGGTGACTACCGCGTGTCGGTGGCCCTGTGGCTGAACCCTGATGGCAGCGTGGCGCGCTGGCAACTGCTGGGCAGCACGGGCCAAGCACAGGCCGACGAGGCCTTGAAGAAGGCCTTGTCGCGCTTCAAGGGCTTTCGCGCTGCGCCGCCTGCCAACCTGAACTGGCCCATGCGGCTGCAACTGACCAACCGGATGACGGGTTGA